From Camelina sativa cultivar DH55 chromosome 7, Cs, whole genome shotgun sequence, one genomic window encodes:
- the LOC104702082 gene encoding cysteine-rich receptor-like protein kinase 10, whose amino-acid sequence MVRRLFSGLMALLKMCGGQAASRKEESAKDDGDRGIIFDLQELETATDFFSEKNRLGTGGFGPVYKGLMTNGEEIAVKKLSVNSRQGSREFTNEVKLLLRIQHKNLVSLLGCCFHGPEKMLVYEYLPNRSLDYFLFDKIKPGSLDWHHRWRIIIGVARGLLYLHEEAPIRIIHRDIKASNILLDNDLNPKISDFGLARLFPGDGTHTNTFKISGTYGYMAPEYALHGLLSVKSDVFSYGVLVLEIVSGRKNQNTHLGPEMADLLHYAWKMYQEGKILELVDQSLAGVYNRDEAATCFLIGLLCCQQITSNRPDMNTVHQMLSSDSFDLPKPGRPGFQGRREDGYTSTGTGTGAGSRSFGLGGEPNSFKNRRSSGQNGLVEEHSRTSISMSSFAEGR is encoded by the exons ATGGTCCGCCGTCTTTTCAGTGGCTTGATGGCGCTGCTTAAGATGTGCGGTGGTCAGGCAGCTTCCCGTAAAGAAGAATCAGCCAAAGATGATGGAGATCGTGGCATTATCTTCGATCTCCAAGAGCTTGAAACCGCGACTGATTTTTTCTCCGAGAAAAACCGACTCGGAACCGGCGGATTTGGCCCTGTCTACAAG GGATTGATGACGAATGGTGAAGAAATAGCAGTGAAGAAGCTATCAGTGAACTCGAGACAAGGGTCTAGAGAATTCACGAACGAGGTTAAGCTCTTGCTTAGGATTCAACATAAGAACTTGGTTTCGTTGTTAGGTTGTTGCTTCCATGGTCCTGAGAAGATGCTGGTTTACGAGTATCTCCCTAACCGGAGTCTCGACTATTTTCTCTTTG ATAAGATCAAGCCCGGTTCACTTGATTGGCACCATCGATGGCGAATCATTATAGGAGTGGCGAGAGGACTGTTGTATCTACACGAAGAAGCTCCCATACGGATAATCCACAGAGATATCAAAGCCAGCAACATTCTTTTAGATAATGATTTGAACCCGAAAATCTCGGATTTCGGTTTGGCCCGGTTATTCCCGGGAGACGGCACTCATACCAATACCTTTAAAATCTCTGGCACTTA TGGCTATATGGCTCCTGAGTATGCGTTGCATGGGCTTTTATCGGTCAAGTCAGATGTTTTCAGCTATGGAGTCTTAGTTTTGGAGATAGTTAGCGGAAGGAAGAACCAAAATACTCATCTTGGACCTGAAATGGCCGATCTCTTGCACTAT GCATGGAAAATGTACCAAGAAGGGAAAATTCTAGAACTGGTGGATCAATCTCTAGCAGGAGTATACAACCGCGATGAAGCAGCCACTTGTTTCCTTATAGGATTACTGTGTTGCCAGCAGATCACATCAAACAGACCGGATATGAACACGGTTCATCAAATGTTGTCGAGTGATTCATTTGATTTGCCTAAACCGGGTCGTCCTGGATTCCAAGGTCGTAGAGAAGACGGCTATACAAGTACTGGGACCGGTACAGGAGCTGGTTCACGAAGTTTTGGATTAGGCGGGGAACCAAACAGTTTTAAGAACAGAAGAAGTAGTGGACAGAATGGCCTCGTTGAGGAACACTCGAGGACCTCCATTTCCATGTCTTCCTTCGCGGAAGGAAgatga